One genomic region from Oikeobacillus pervagus encodes:
- a CDS encoding nitrate/nitrite transporter encodes MKVQKLQLPLQTFSLIAGFMVWVIISSLMPFIKEDISLTPGQLSLVTAVPVILGSILRVPIGYWTNKYGARKIFSISFILLIFPVYFISIADSLTDLLIGGLFIGIGGAIFSVGVTSIPKYYPREKHGLVNGIYGAGNIGTAVTTFSAPVLAVKFGWQTTVQLLIILLIAFAVLNFFLGDKKEPKVNTPLMQQIKSVYKNPKLWFLSLFYFLTFGAFVAFTIYLPNFLVSHFELDKVDAGMRTAGFIVLATAMRPIGGWLGDKFNSFKILMIVFTCLTLSGLLLAFTPSLLLYTIGCLAIAFFAGIGNGTIFKLVPLYFSKQAGIVNGIVSAMGGLGGFFPPLILSILFNLTGHYAIGFMALSQVALASLIIVIMMYYQENLELAKNVINHTAEAILITDIEGKILNVNPAFTAITGYDSSEMIGQTPRVLQSGKHKKEFYQMMWDTIKVKGFWQGEIWNKKKTGELYLQWLTISAVKNEAGEVKNYVGMFSELSRDDKGHLA; translated from the coding sequence ATGAAAGTCCAAAAATTACAGCTCCCATTGCAAACATTTAGTTTAATAGCGGGATTCATGGTTTGGGTGATTATTTCATCGTTAATGCCTTTTATTAAAGAGGATATTTCTTTAACACCTGGACAATTATCACTGGTCACAGCAGTACCTGTTATACTTGGATCGATTTTACGTGTTCCTATTGGTTATTGGACAAATAAGTACGGTGCAAGAAAAATATTTTCAATTAGCTTTATTTTATTAATCTTTCCTGTTTATTTTATAAGTATTGCCGATAGTTTAACAGACCTTTTGATTGGTGGTCTTTTTATTGGAATTGGTGGGGCGATCTTTTCAGTAGGGGTAACATCTATTCCAAAATATTATCCGCGTGAGAAACATGGACTTGTGAATGGAATTTATGGAGCAGGGAATATAGGTACGGCTGTGACAACCTTCTCTGCCCCAGTTTTAGCTGTGAAATTTGGTTGGCAAACCACTGTACAACTACTCATTATTCTTTTGATCGCATTTGCGGTACTAAACTTCTTTTTAGGTGATAAAAAAGAGCCAAAAGTGAATACACCATTAATGCAACAAATTAAAAGTGTTTACAAAAATCCTAAATTATGGTTTTTAAGTTTATTCTATTTTTTAACTTTTGGGGCTTTCGTTGCCTTTACCATTTACCTTCCAAACTTTTTAGTGTCTCATTTTGAATTAGACAAAGTAGACGCAGGTATGAGAACCGCTGGATTTATCGTGTTAGCAACAGCAATGAGACCAATTGGTGGTTGGCTTGGGGATAAATTTAATTCATTCAAAATTTTAATGATTGTATTTACATGTTTAACTCTCTCAGGTTTATTATTAGCATTTACACCTTCTTTATTATTATATACAATTGGTTGTTTGGCAATTGCTTTTTTCGCTGGAATTGGAAATGGAACGATCTTTAAACTTGTCCCACTTTATTTTTCAAAACAGGCTGGTATTGTCAATGGAATCGTCTCAGCGATGGGGGGGCTTGGAGGCTTTTTCCCACCTCTCATTCTATCCATTCTATTCAATTTAACTGGCCATTACGCCATAGGATTTATGGCTTTATCACAAGTTGCATTAGCCAGTTTGATCATTGTCATTATGATGTATTATCAAGAAAACTTAGAGTTAGCCAAGAATGTCATCAACCATACAGCTGAGGCTATTCTCATCACTGATATAGAGGGAAAAATATTAAATGTGAATCCAGCATTTACTGCGATTACAGGGTATGATTCATCTGAAATGATAGGTCAAACACCGCGTGTATTGCAGTCGGGTAAACATAAAAAGGAATTTTACCAGATGATGTGGGATACTATAAAAGTAAAAGGATTCTGGCAAGGGGAAATTTGGAATAAGAAAAAAACGGGTGAACTTTATTTGCAATGGTTAACCATTAGTGCGGTTAAAAATGAAGCAGGTGAAGTGAAAAATTACGTAGGGATGTTTAGTGAGTTAAGTAGGGATGATAAAGGCCATTTAGCTTAA
- the moaA gene encoding GTP 3',8-cyclase MoaA: MTDKIFDKLQRPLRDLRISVTDRCNFRCQYCMPAEIFGKDFAFLPKSEVLTFEEIERVAIIFRDLGVKKIRITGGEPFMRKDLPQLLKRLSRIEGIDDIGLTTNGLLLPKYSSEIFSAGIKRANVSLDAIDNEIFTKMNGRGVRSEAVIKGIDAALAAGLKVKVNMVVQKGVNDCEIIPMAKLCREKRVSLRFIEFMDVGNTNGWNWDQVMSKKEIFQLLSQHFEMKPVDPSYFGEVAKRYKYNDTGTEVGFITSVSESFCSSCTRIRLSADGKLFTCLFANDGFDLRQLMRSNASDVMIKEKMIQIWNHREDQYSSERQSKGTRKKSKIEMSYIGG; this comes from the coding sequence TTGACGGATAAAATTTTCGATAAATTACAACGACCATTACGAGATTTACGAATTTCTGTCACAGATCGATGTAATTTTCGTTGTCAATATTGTATGCCTGCCGAAATATTTGGAAAGGACTTTGCTTTTTTACCGAAAAGTGAGGTACTTACCTTTGAGGAAATTGAAAGAGTGGCTATTATCTTTCGGGATTTAGGGGTAAAAAAAATTAGAATTACCGGTGGGGAGCCCTTCATGCGCAAGGATTTACCTCAATTACTGAAAAGGTTATCAAGGATAGAGGGTATTGATGATATTGGGTTAACAACGAATGGGTTATTATTACCGAAATACTCCAGTGAAATATTTTCTGCAGGAATTAAACGAGCGAATGTTAGTTTAGATGCTATAGATAATGAGATTTTCACCAAAATGAATGGGCGTGGTGTCCGCTCGGAAGCAGTCATAAAAGGGATAGATGCCGCATTGGCAGCTGGATTAAAGGTAAAAGTGAACATGGTTGTTCAAAAAGGGGTCAATGATTGTGAAATCATTCCAATGGCCAAATTATGTCGTGAAAAAAGGGTTTCTTTAAGATTTATTGAATTTATGGATGTTGGGAATACCAATGGATGGAATTGGGATCAAGTCATGTCGAAAAAAGAGATTTTTCAACTATTATCTCAACATTTCGAAATGAAACCGGTCGACCCCTCTTATTTTGGAGAAGTTGCCAAAAGATATAAGTATAATGACACAGGAACAGAGGTGGGGTTTATAACGTCTGTTTCTGAATCCTTTTGTTCAAGTTGTACACGTATAAGACTTTCGGCGGATGGAAAACTCTTTACTTGTTTATTTGCAAACGATGGATTTGATCTTCGTCAATTAATGCGTTCTAATGCTTCAGATGTTATGATAAAAGAGAAAATGATCCAAATTTGGAATCATCGTGAAGATCAATATTCCTCTGAACGGCAAAGTAAAGGGACACGTAAGAAATCTAAGATCGAAATGTCATATATCGGAGGGTAA